In Spinacia oleracea cultivar Varoflay chromosome 5, BTI_SOV_V1, whole genome shotgun sequence, a single window of DNA contains:
- the LOC110775213 gene encoding ribosome biogenesis regulatory protein homolog, which yields MAEIETQKGFQIDLGNLFAFNPNHYFPVIPSSREELVKECLEKGTELAQAIADSLFNLPATEDVDGPIVKLPPPTTRLPRQKHLPKAQPQTKWEAFAQKKGIKKRKKDKIAYDERTGAWKRTYGYDRANDKDDIPIIDAKPTDEPGLDPFAKRKAEKKQRVENNEKNHLKNLKVASKIGALPSHVQLAATALPISGSHAAPKKLNKTELEEVAGAAATSTASIGKFDKKLPGEKPLKNKGKHRKFLPVAQGKGMGSQEKEQTDKILNKLFSKHSHESLNVNKAVRNINLQQEKQQQRNKRDKGSSSKLDPKKKSFKKSPYKGSSNKGSSNKGSSKKGSFKSKSS from the exons atggCGGAGATTGAAACCCAGAAAGGATTTCAAATTGATTTGGGGAATCTTTTCGCTTTTAACCCTAATCACTACTTCCCTGTTATCCCATCTTCAAG GGAGGAGTTGGTGAAAGAATGCCTGGAGAAGGGAACAGAACTAGCACAAGCAATTGCAGATTCCCTCTTCAACTTGCCCGCTACTGAAGATGTTGATGGACCCATTGTCAAATTGCCTCCACCGACTACTAGACTTCCTAGGCAGAAGCAT CTCCCCAAAGCACAACCTCAAACAAAGTGGGAGGCTTTTGCACAGAAGAAGG GCATAAAGAAGCGCAAGAAAGACAAAATTGCATATGATGAAAGGACTGGTGCTTGGAAGCGCACCTACGGGTATGATCGTGCAAATGATAAAGATGATATTCCTATTATTGATGCCAAGCCAACTGATG AGCCTGGCTTGGATCCTTTTGCAAAGCGAAAAGCTGAGAAGAAGCAGCGAGTAGAGAACAATGAGAAGAATCATTTGAAGAATCTAAAGGTGGCTTCAAAGATTGGTGCCCTGCCAAG CCATGTTCAACTAGCTGCTACAGCATTGCCCATAAGTGGAAGTCATGCCGCTCCAAAGAAACTCAACAAAACTGAACTAGAGGAAGTTGCTGGTGCAGCTGCAACATCCACAGCTAGTATCGGGAAATTTGACAAAAAATTACCTGGAGAAAAGCCATTAAAAAACAAAGGGAAACATCGAAAG TTTCTACCTGTTGCACAAGGAAAGGGTATGGGTTCgcaagaaaaagaacaaactgATAAGATTCTGAACAAGCTCTTTTCCAAGCATTCTCACGAGTCACTTAATGTCAACAAG GCTGTTAGAAATATCAATTTGCAGCAGGAGAAGCAGCAACAAAGGAACAAACGAGACAAGGGTTCCTCAAGTAAGTTGGATCCGAAGAAAAAATCTTTCAAGAAATCCCCATATAAAGGATCTTCAAACAAGGGATCTTCAAACAAGGGATCTTCAAAGAAGGGGTCAtttaaatcaaaatcatctTAG